CCGGAACGGATGAACTACACCGTGCTCGGCGATGCGGTGAATATTGCCTCGCGCCTAGAAGGGCTCAATAAAGAGTTTGGCAGTGCTATTCTCATCAGCCAAGCGACGTATGATGCTTTGACTGCGAAACTACCTGTCATTGCCCACGGCTCACACTACGTCAAAGGGCGCAGTGAGCCCCTTGACATCTACGAACTCACCGTTCCTTCTTCGCCTGCCACCACGCCATAACCCGCTGCTTAAGACAGTAGTAATCGTAGTACATGGTCGGCACCAGTATCAGCGTCAAGAAGGTCGCAAAGAGTAATCCGGAAACCAAAGCAATCGCCATAGATTGCCACCACTGAGACGACTCAGTACCAAAAACAATAGCGAATTCGCGGAAGTCGATACTCATTTTAATACACATCGGGAGCAACCCAACAATAGTCGTAATGGCGGTTAAAAACACGGGGCGGAGGCGTATTTTTCCAGCATTGACTATGCTGCGGCGCATATCACCAGTTTTGTCATAACGCCGTTGAATATAATCAAACAGCACAATCGCATTATTGACGACAATTCCCGCAAGGCTTACAACGCCAATACCCGTCATAACAATACCAAAAGGCATCTGCAAAACCAGCAGCCCGATAAGCACGCCGATAATACTGAAGAGCACTGTTGTGCTGATAATAAGCGGGACCACAAATGAGTGAAATTGGAACACTAAAATAGCAAAAATCAAAAACACTGCGGTAAAGAACGCCCAGACTAAAAAGGCCTGCGTTTCTTGCTGGTCTTCCGCCTGCCCCGTAAAGACGACTCGCACGCCATCCGGCAAACGAAGTGCTTTGACACTGGCGTCCAAATCGCGCTGCACCGCGATACTATTCACCCCTTCGGCAACCTGAGCATTAATGGTAATTGTCCGCTTGTTATCCTTACGGTTTACCTGAAACAACATCGTATCGTACTCAATATCAACCAATTCCGATAAAGGAACAGCAATACCGCGTGGACTCATCACCGGATATACCAAGGCCTGCGCTAATGTGGCCTGAGCATCATCGACTTTGGCAACCAAATCATATTCTTCGTTGGCAGCATCATAGAGCGTCATTACCTTCGTCCGCTTAAAAAACAAACTCAAGGCATTGGAAACATCAGTTGACGTCATCTCATGAAAACTTAACGCATCACGACGAGGCAACACGCGTAAATAGAAATTTTCTTTATTGTAATTATCGATGATCTCCGTGATACGCGTATCGTTTTCCATCACCCGCTTCACTTGGCGCAAAGCCTGTTCCAGTTCAGGGTAGGTTTCGCCGCTCACATCAATCGTCAGCGCATACGCCGATGTCGGCGAGTTATCGCGTCCCATGATCTCAATTTTCGCACCTGGGTACGCTGGTATGGCCTTACGAATATCGTCAATAGTTTGGAAAGAACTTTGGGTACGCAACGCAATATCAAGAAATTCAATATTTACACGCCCTTCCGCCTGACTAATCGTAGCCGTGCGGCTTTCGACATCAGCAAATGAGGCTATCACTCGATCAACATCAAGCAACAAGCGTTCCGTAGCATCACGGTCAGCATTTTTCGCCATCGCAACTTTCACAACGGCATTTTTCGGTTCCACTTTCGGAAAAAACTCCATTCCGGCGTTCCATTTTCCGTAGGCCATAACAATGATCACTAAAAAGGCAAAAGAACCGAAAATTGTTACCTTACTGTGCCGCAACGTCCACTCTAAAATACGCTCATACACACCAAGCACATACGGGCGATGAAAAACTCTGCGGTGCGATTTCATACTCAGCCGCGCAATAAGTGGGCTGATAAAGAGCGCTGTCGCCAGCGATGCACTCAGGGTGATAATTAACGTCAACGGAAGATACATCATAAAGTCACCGATCACTCCATCCCAGAACAACAACGGGATAAAAGCACACAACGTGGTCAACGTTGAAGTCGCAATTGGAAACGCTACCTCGCGCACACCCGCAACAACCGCTTGTTTGACAGGCATCATCGACGACAATCGGTAAATATTTTCTACCACCACAATCGCATTGTCTACCAGCATGCCAAGGGCAAGAATCAAACTAAAGAGCACTATCATATTCAGCGTGATATCCATCGAATCGAGCACCAAAAACGACATCAACATCGAAAATGGGATCACCAAGGCGACAAGAATAGTATTACGCCACCCCAGCATAAAGAATGAAACGAGAACGACGGAAAGGAGCGCCGTCAGAACCCCATTTTCCAAATCGGCCAACATGCTTCGGGTTTCGACGGATTGATCTGTATTAATAACGATTTCACGCACACCATCCGGCTTATGCGCGTTGAAATACTCGGCTATAGCGTACACCTGCTGCGAAATCGCCAATAAATTTTTCCCTGCTTGCTTTTTGATCCCGATACTAACAGAAGGTTCACCATTCAGCAGCGATAAGGTACTGTATTCTGCTTCAACAAACTCTACCCGCCCCAAATCACGTAAGTACACGAAATGCCCATCGGGCGTCGGTATTTTCAAGTTTAAAATAGGCTCAGGACTGCGGAACTCCCCATCGGTTTTGATATGCAACACCTGATCGTCAACGTACAGCTTGCCATTACCGACCGTGATACTTTCGCGCAAAATTTGATTCCCCACTACGTGAGGATTGATTCCGGCAGCCGTAATTTTGTGAATATCAATTGAAATAAGGATATCAAGTTCGCGTTTGCCATAAATATCAACCTCCAGCACGCCGGGAATCGCTTTGAGT
This Chrysiogenes arsenatis DSM 11915 DNA region includes the following protein-coding sequences:
- a CDS encoding efflux RND transporter permease subunit, with the protein product MFEWCQRKILGILFVAVAIVLSGAASYIALPKESTPDITIPVVNIVVTQKGVDALDMEKNVTKKIESKLRSISGVKKITSTSSEGLASISVEFETAIEIDSALAKVKDKVDQVQSELPADADAPIISEINLSEFHIMFLNLAGDDQATLERLADRLEDELKAIPGVLEVDIYGKRELDILISIDIHKITAAGINPHVVGNQILRESITVGNGKLYVDDQVLHIKTDGEFRSPEPILNLKIPTPDGHFVYLRDLGRVEFVEAEYSTLSLLNGEPSVSIGIKKQAGKNLLAISQQVYAIAEYFNAHKPDGVREIVINTDQSVETRSMLADLENGVLTALLSVVLVSFFMLGWRNTILVALVIPFSMLMSFLVLDSMDITLNMIVLFSLILALGMLVDNAIVVVENIYRLSSMMPVKQAVVAGVREVAFPIATSTLTTLCAFIPLLFWDGVIGDFMMYLPLTLIITLSASLATALFISPLIARLSMKSHRRVFHRPYVLGVYERILEWTLRHSKVTIFGSFAFLVIIVMAYGKWNAGMEFFPKVEPKNAVVKVAMAKNADRDATERLLLDVDRVIASFADVESRTATISQAEGRVNIEFLDIALRTQSSFQTIDDIRKAIPAYPGAKIEIMGRDNSPTSAYALTIDVSGETYPELEQALRQVKRVMENDTRITEIIDNYNKENFYLRVLPRRDALSFHEMTSTDVSNALSLFFKRTKVMTLYDAANEEYDLVAKVDDAQATLAQALVYPVMSPRGIAVPLSELVDIEYDTMLFQVNRKDNKRTITINAQVAEGVNSIAVQRDLDASVKALRLPDGVRVVFTGQAEDQQETQAFLVWAFFTAVFLIFAILVFQFHSFVVPLIISTTVLFSIIGVLIGLLVLQMPFGIVMTGIGVVSLAGIVVNNAIVLFDYIQRRYDKTGDMRRSIVNAGKIRLRPVFLTAITTIVGLLPMCIKMSIDFREFAIVFGTESSQWWQSMAIALVSGLLFATFLTLILVPTMYYDYYCLKQRVMAWWQAKKER